In a genomic window of Callithrix jacchus isolate 240 chromosome 22, calJac240_pri, whole genome shotgun sequence:
- the TYK2 gene encoding non-receptor tyrosine-protein kinase TYK2 isoform X5 yields MPLRHRGTAKGGKPVGDGAQPVATMGGLKVLLHWAGPGGGDPWVIFSKSSLTAEEVCIHIAHKLGITPPCFNLFALFDAQAQVWLPPNHILEIPRDAGLMLYFRMRFYFRNWHGMNPQEPAVYRCGPPGAEASSDQTAQGMQLLDPASFEYLFEQGKHEFVNDVASLWELSSEEEIHHFKNESLGMAFLHLCHLALHHGVPLEEVAKKTSFKDCIPHSFRRQIRQHNALTRLRLRNVFRRFLRDFQPGCLSQQMVMVKYLATLERLAPRFGTEHMPVCHLRLLDQAEGEPCYIRDSGEAPTDPGPESAAGPPTHEVLVTGTGGIQWWPVQEEVSKEEASIRGSGSNLQASLSGKKAKAHKAIAQPADKPREPPRVYFCDFRDITHVVLKERRVSIHRQDNKCLELSLPSRAMALSFVSLVDGYFRLTADSSHYLCHEVAPPRLVMSIQDGIHGPLLEPFVQAKLRTEDGLYLIHWSTSHPYRLILTVAQRSQAPDGTQSLQLRKFPIEQQAGAFILEGWGRSFSSVRELGAALRGCSLKVGDDCFSLRRCCLPQPGETSNLIIMRGALASTRPLNLSQLSFHRVNQKEITQLSHLGQGTRTNVYEGRLRVEGSGGPEEGKMDDEFPPGPSRDCGQELRVVLKVLDPSHHDIALAFYETASLMSQVSHVHLAFVHGVCVRGPENIMVTEYVEHGPLDVWLRRERGCVPMAWKMVVAQQLASALSYLENKNLVHGNVCGRNILLARLGLEEGTSPFIKLSDPGVGLGALSREERVERIPWMAPECLPGGPNSLGTATDKWGFGATLLEICSDGEAPLQSRSPSEKERFYQRQHRLPQPSCPELATLTGQCLTYEPTQRPSFRTILRDLTRLQPYNLADVLTVNLDSPASDPTVFHKRYLKKIRDLGEGHFGKVSLYCYDPTNDGTGEMVAVKALKADCGPQHRSGWKQEIDILRTLYHEHIVKYKGCSEDQGEKSVQLVMEYVPLGSLRDYLPRHSVGLAQLLLFAQQICEGMAYLHAQHYIHRDLAARNVLLDNDRLVKIGDFGLAKAVPEGHEYYRVREDGDSPVFWYAPECLKEYKFYYASDVWSFGVTLYELLTHCASSQSPPTKFLELIGITQGQVTVLRLTELLERGERLPRPDKCPCEVYQLMKNCWEMEASFRPTFQNLIPILKTVHEKYQGQAPSVFSVC; encoded by the exons GTATCACTCCTCCCTGTTTCAATCTCTTCGCCCTCTTTGATGCCCAGGCCCAAGTCTGGTTGCCCCCAAACCACATCCTAGAGATCCCCAGAGACGCAGGCCTGATGCTGTATTTCCGCATGAG GTTTTATTTCCGGAATTGGCATGGCATGAATCCTCAGGAGCCAGCTGTGTACCGCTGTGGGCCCCCAGGAGCTGAGGCATCCTCAGATCAGACAGCACAAGGGATGCAACTCCTGGACCCAGCCTCATTTGAATACCTCTTTGAGCAG GGCAAGCATGAGTTTGTGAATGATGTGGCATCACTGTGGGAGCTGTCGAGCGAGGAGGAGATCCACCACTTTAAGAATGAGAGCCTGGGCATGGCCTTTCTGCACCTCTGTCACCTCGCCCTCCACCATGGCGTCCCCCTGGAGGAGGTGGCCAAGAAGACCAG CTTCAAGGACTGCATCCCGCACTCCTTCCGTCGGCAGATCCGGCAGCACAACGCCCTGACCCGGCTACGCCTTCGGAACGTCTTCCGCAGGTTCCTGCGGGACTTCCAGCCAGGCTGCCTCTCCCAGCAAATGGTCATGGTCAAATACCTGGCCACACTCGAGCGGCTGGCACCCCGCTTTGGCACAGAGCATATGCCCGTGTGCCACCTGAGGCTGCTGGACCAGGCTGAGGGGGAGCCCTGCTACATACGGGACAGTGGGGAGGCCCCTACAGACCCTGGCCCTGAGTCTGCTGCTGGGCCCCCCACCCACGAGGTGCTGGTGACAGGCACTGGTGGCATCCAGTGGTGGCCAGTACAGGAGGAGGTGAGCAAGGAGGAG GCTTCTATCAGGGGCAGCGGCAGCAATCTCCAAGCCAGCCTGTCTGGGAAGAAAGCCAAGGCTCACAAGGCAATCGCCCAGCCGGCGGACAAGCCGAGGGAGCCGCCTCGGGTCTACTTCTGTGACTTCCGGGACATCACCCATGTGGTGCTGAAAGAGCGCCGTGTCAGCATCCACCGGCAGGACAACAAGTGCCTG GAGCTGAGCCTGCCTTCTCGGGCTATGGCGCTGTCCTTCGTGTCACTGGTGGACGGCTATTTCCGCCTGACAGCCGACTCCAGCCACTACCTGTGCCACGAGGTGGCTCCCCCACGGCTGGTGATGAGCATCCAGGACGGGATCCATGGACCCCTGCT GGAGCCATTTGTGCAGGCCAAGCTGCGGACCGAGGATGGCCTGTACCTCATTCACTGGAGCACCAGCCACCCCTATCGCCTGATCCTCACGGTGGCCCAGCGTAGCCAG GCACCAGATGGCACGCAGAGCTTGCAGCTCCGGAAGTTCCCCATTGAGCAGCAGGCTGGGGCCTTCATACTGGAGGGCTGGGGCCGGTCCTTCTCCAGTGTTCGGGAACTTGGGGCTGCTTTGCGGGGCTGCTCACTGAAAGTAGGGGATGACTGCTTCTCTCTGCGTCGCTGTTGCCTGCCCCAACCAGGAG AAACCTCCAACCTCATCATCATGCGGGGGGCTCTGGCCAGCACCAGGCCACTCAACCTCAGCCAGCTCAGCTTCCACCGGGTCAACCAGAAGGAGATCAcccag CTGTCCCACTTGGGTCAGGGTACAAGGACCAATGTGTATGAGGGCCGCCTACgagtggagggcagtgggggCCCTGAGGAGGGCAAGATGGACGACGAGTTCCCCCCCGGGCCCAGCAGGGACTGTGGGCAGGAGCTGCGAGTGGTCCTTAAAGTGCTGGATCCTAGTCACCATGACATTGCCCTG GCCTTCTATGAGACAGCCAGCCTCATGAGCCAGGTCTCCCATGTGCACCTGGCCTTCGTGCATGGCGTCTGTGTGCGCGGCCCTGAAA ATATCATGGTGACAGAGTACGTGGAGCACGGGCCCCTGGACGTGTGGCTGCGGAGGGAGCGGGGCTGTGTGCCCATGGCTTGGAAGATGGTGGTGGCCCAGCAGCTGGCCAGCGCCCTCAGCTACCTG GAGAACAAGAACCTGGTTCACGGTAATGTGTGTGGCCGGAACATCCTGCTGGCACgtctggggctggaggagggcaCCAGCCCCTTCATCAAGCTGAGTGATCCCGGCGTGGGCCTGGGCGCCCTCTCCAGGGAGG AGCGCGTGGAACGGATCCCCTGGATGGCCCCCGAGTGCTTGCCAGGCGGGCCCAATAGCCTAGGCACTGCCACGGACAAGTGGGGCTTTGGTGCCACCCTCCTCGAGATCTGCTCTGATGGAGAGGCCCCCCTTCAGAGTCGCAGCCCCTCCGAG AAAGAGCGTTTCTACCAGAGGCAGCACCGGCTGCCCCAGCCCTCCTGCCCAGAGCTGGCCACACTCACTGGCCAGTGTCTGACCTATGAGCCAACCCAGAGGCCATCATTCCGCACTATCCTGCGTGACCTCACCCGGCTGCAACCCTACA ATCTTGCTGATGTCTTGACTGTGAACCTGGACTCACCTGCGTCAGACCCTACTGTTTTCCACAAGCGCTATTTGAAAAAGATCCGAGATCTGGGCGAG GGCCACTTCGGTAAGGTCAGCTTGTATTGCTACGATCCGACCAACGATGGCACTGGCGAGATGGTGGCGGTGAAAGCCCTCAAGGCAGACTGCGGCCCCCAGCACCGCTCAGGCTGGAAGCAGGAGATTGACATTCTGCGCACGCTCTACCACGAGCACATCGTCAAGTACAAGGGCTGCAGCGAGGACCAAG GCGAGAAGTCGGTGCAACTGGTCATGGAGTACGTGCCACTGGGCAGCCTCCGAGACTACCTGCCCCGGCACAGCGTCGGGCTGGCCCAGCTGCTGCTCTTCGCCCAGCAGATCTGCGAG GGCATGGCCTATCTGCACGCGCAGCACTACATCCACCGAGACCTAGCCGCGCGCAACGTGCTGCTGGACAACGACAGGCTGGTCAAGATCGGGGACTTTGGCCTAGCCAAGGCCGTGCCCGAAGGCCACGAGTACTACCGTGTGCGCGAGGATGGGGACAGCCCCGTGTTCTG GTATGCCCCAGAATGCCTGAAGGAGTATAAATTCTACTATGCGTCCGATGTCTGGTCCTTCGGGGTGACCCTGTATGAGCTGCTGACGCACTGTGCCTCCAGCCAGAGCCCCCCCACG AAATTCCTTGAGCTCATAGGCATCACCCAGGGTCAGGTGACAGTACTGAGACTCACTGAGTTGCTGGAACGAGGGGAGAGGCTGCCACGGCCCGACAAATGTCCCTGTGAG GTCTATCAACTCATGAAGAActgctgggagatggaggcatcCTTCCGCCCAACCTTCCAGAACCTCATACCCATCCTGAAGACAGTCCATGAGAAGTACCAAGGCCAGGCCCCTTCGGTGTTCAGTGTGTGCTAA
- the TYK2 gene encoding non-receptor tyrosine-protein kinase TYK2 isoform X6, which produces MPLRHRGTAKGGKPVGDGAQPVATMGGLKVLLHWAGPGGGDPWVIFSKSSLTAEEVCIHIAHKLGITPPCFNLFALFDAQAQVWLPPNHILEIPRDAGLMLYFRMRFYFRNWHGMNPQEPAVYRCGPPGAEASSDQTAQGMQLLDPASFEYLFEQGKHEFVNDVASLWELSSEEEIHHFKNESLGMAFLHLCHLALHHGVPLEEVAKKTSFKDCIPHSFRRQIRQHNALTRLRLRNVFRRFLRDFQPGCLSQQMVMVKYLATLERLAPRFGTEHMPVCHLRLLDQAEGEPCYIRDSGEAPTDPGPESAAGPPTHEVLVTGTGGIQWWPVQEEASIRGSGSNLQASLSGKKAKAHKAIAQPADKPREPPRVYFCDFRDITHVVLKERRVSIHRQDNKCLELSLPSRAMALSFVSLVDGYFRLTADSSHYLCHEVAPPRLVMSIQDGIHGPLLEPFVQAKLRTEDGLYLIHWSTSHPYRLILTVAQRSQAPDGTQSLQLRKFPIEQQAGAFILEGWGRSFSSVRELGAALRGCSLKVGDDCFSLRRCCLPQPGETSNLIIMRGALASTRPLNLSQLSFHRVNQKEITQLSHLGQGTRTNVYEGRLRVEGSGGPEEGKMDDEFPPGPSRDCGQELRVVLKVLDPSHHDIALAFYETASLMSQVSHVHLAFVHGVCVRGPENIMVTEYVEHGPLDVWLRRERGCVPMAWKMVVAQQLASALSYLENKNLVHGNVCGRNILLARLGLEEGTSPFIKLSDPGVGLGALSREERVERIPWMAPECLPGGPNSLGTATDKWGFGATLLEICSDGEAPLQSRSPSEKERFYQRQHRLPQPSCPELATLTGQCLTYEPTQRPSFRTILRDLTRLQPYTLPDLADVLTVNLDSPASDPTVFHKRYLKKIRDLGEGHFGKVSLYCYDPTNDGTGEMVAVKALKADCGPQHRSGWKQEIDILRTLYHEHIVKYKGCSEDQGEKSVQLVMEYVPLGSLRDYLPRHSVGLAQLLLFAQQICEGMAYLHAQHYIHRDLAARNVLLDNDRLVKIGDFGLAKAVPEGHEYYRVREDGDSPVFWYAPECLKEYKFYYASDVWSFGVTLYELLTHCASSQSPPTKFLELIGITQGQVTVLRLTELLERGERLPRPDKCPCEVYQLMKNCWEMEASFRPTFQNLIPILKTVHEKYQGQAPSVFSVC; this is translated from the exons GTATCACTCCTCCCTGTTTCAATCTCTTCGCCCTCTTTGATGCCCAGGCCCAAGTCTGGTTGCCCCCAAACCACATCCTAGAGATCCCCAGAGACGCAGGCCTGATGCTGTATTTCCGCATGAG GTTTTATTTCCGGAATTGGCATGGCATGAATCCTCAGGAGCCAGCTGTGTACCGCTGTGGGCCCCCAGGAGCTGAGGCATCCTCAGATCAGACAGCACAAGGGATGCAACTCCTGGACCCAGCCTCATTTGAATACCTCTTTGAGCAG GGCAAGCATGAGTTTGTGAATGATGTGGCATCACTGTGGGAGCTGTCGAGCGAGGAGGAGATCCACCACTTTAAGAATGAGAGCCTGGGCATGGCCTTTCTGCACCTCTGTCACCTCGCCCTCCACCATGGCGTCCCCCTGGAGGAGGTGGCCAAGAAGACCAG CTTCAAGGACTGCATCCCGCACTCCTTCCGTCGGCAGATCCGGCAGCACAACGCCCTGACCCGGCTACGCCTTCGGAACGTCTTCCGCAGGTTCCTGCGGGACTTCCAGCCAGGCTGCCTCTCCCAGCAAATGGTCATGGTCAAATACCTGGCCACACTCGAGCGGCTGGCACCCCGCTTTGGCACAGAGCATATGCCCGTGTGCCACCTGAGGCTGCTGGACCAGGCTGAGGGGGAGCCCTGCTACATACGGGACAGTGGGGAGGCCCCTACAGACCCTGGCCCTGAGTCTGCTGCTGGGCCCCCCACCCACGAGGTGCTGGTGACAGGCACTGGTGGCATCCAGTGGTGGCCAGTACAGGAGGAG GCTTCTATCAGGGGCAGCGGCAGCAATCTCCAAGCCAGCCTGTCTGGGAAGAAAGCCAAGGCTCACAAGGCAATCGCCCAGCCGGCGGACAAGCCGAGGGAGCCGCCTCGGGTCTACTTCTGTGACTTCCGGGACATCACCCATGTGGTGCTGAAAGAGCGCCGTGTCAGCATCCACCGGCAGGACAACAAGTGCCTG GAGCTGAGCCTGCCTTCTCGGGCTATGGCGCTGTCCTTCGTGTCACTGGTGGACGGCTATTTCCGCCTGACAGCCGACTCCAGCCACTACCTGTGCCACGAGGTGGCTCCCCCACGGCTGGTGATGAGCATCCAGGACGGGATCCATGGACCCCTGCT GGAGCCATTTGTGCAGGCCAAGCTGCGGACCGAGGATGGCCTGTACCTCATTCACTGGAGCACCAGCCACCCCTATCGCCTGATCCTCACGGTGGCCCAGCGTAGCCAG GCACCAGATGGCACGCAGAGCTTGCAGCTCCGGAAGTTCCCCATTGAGCAGCAGGCTGGGGCCTTCATACTGGAGGGCTGGGGCCGGTCCTTCTCCAGTGTTCGGGAACTTGGGGCTGCTTTGCGGGGCTGCTCACTGAAAGTAGGGGATGACTGCTTCTCTCTGCGTCGCTGTTGCCTGCCCCAACCAGGAG AAACCTCCAACCTCATCATCATGCGGGGGGCTCTGGCCAGCACCAGGCCACTCAACCTCAGCCAGCTCAGCTTCCACCGGGTCAACCAGAAGGAGATCAcccag CTGTCCCACTTGGGTCAGGGTACAAGGACCAATGTGTATGAGGGCCGCCTACgagtggagggcagtgggggCCCTGAGGAGGGCAAGATGGACGACGAGTTCCCCCCCGGGCCCAGCAGGGACTGTGGGCAGGAGCTGCGAGTGGTCCTTAAAGTGCTGGATCCTAGTCACCATGACATTGCCCTG GCCTTCTATGAGACAGCCAGCCTCATGAGCCAGGTCTCCCATGTGCACCTGGCCTTCGTGCATGGCGTCTGTGTGCGCGGCCCTGAAA ATATCATGGTGACAGAGTACGTGGAGCACGGGCCCCTGGACGTGTGGCTGCGGAGGGAGCGGGGCTGTGTGCCCATGGCTTGGAAGATGGTGGTGGCCCAGCAGCTGGCCAGCGCCCTCAGCTACCTG GAGAACAAGAACCTGGTTCACGGTAATGTGTGTGGCCGGAACATCCTGCTGGCACgtctggggctggaggagggcaCCAGCCCCTTCATCAAGCTGAGTGATCCCGGCGTGGGCCTGGGCGCCCTCTCCAGGGAGG AGCGCGTGGAACGGATCCCCTGGATGGCCCCCGAGTGCTTGCCAGGCGGGCCCAATAGCCTAGGCACTGCCACGGACAAGTGGGGCTTTGGTGCCACCCTCCTCGAGATCTGCTCTGATGGAGAGGCCCCCCTTCAGAGTCGCAGCCCCTCCGAG AAAGAGCGTTTCTACCAGAGGCAGCACCGGCTGCCCCAGCCCTCCTGCCCAGAGCTGGCCACACTCACTGGCCAGTGTCTGACCTATGAGCCAACCCAGAGGCCATCATTCCGCACTATCCTGCGTGACCTCACCCGGCTGCAACCCTACA CTCTTCCAGATCTTGCTGATGTCTTGACTGTGAACCTGGACTCACCTGCGTCAGACCCTACTGTTTTCCACAAGCGCTATTTGAAAAAGATCCGAGATCTGGGCGAG GGCCACTTCGGTAAGGTCAGCTTGTATTGCTACGATCCGACCAACGATGGCACTGGCGAGATGGTGGCGGTGAAAGCCCTCAAGGCAGACTGCGGCCCCCAGCACCGCTCAGGCTGGAAGCAGGAGATTGACATTCTGCGCACGCTCTACCACGAGCACATCGTCAAGTACAAGGGCTGCAGCGAGGACCAAG GCGAGAAGTCGGTGCAACTGGTCATGGAGTACGTGCCACTGGGCAGCCTCCGAGACTACCTGCCCCGGCACAGCGTCGGGCTGGCCCAGCTGCTGCTCTTCGCCCAGCAGATCTGCGAG GGCATGGCCTATCTGCACGCGCAGCACTACATCCACCGAGACCTAGCCGCGCGCAACGTGCTGCTGGACAACGACAGGCTGGTCAAGATCGGGGACTTTGGCCTAGCCAAGGCCGTGCCCGAAGGCCACGAGTACTACCGTGTGCGCGAGGATGGGGACAGCCCCGTGTTCTG GTATGCCCCAGAATGCCTGAAGGAGTATAAATTCTACTATGCGTCCGATGTCTGGTCCTTCGGGGTGACCCTGTATGAGCTGCTGACGCACTGTGCCTCCAGCCAGAGCCCCCCCACG AAATTCCTTGAGCTCATAGGCATCACCCAGGGTCAGGTGACAGTACTGAGACTCACTGAGTTGCTGGAACGAGGGGAGAGGCTGCCACGGCCCGACAAATGTCCCTGTGAG GTCTATCAACTCATGAAGAActgctgggagatggaggcatcCTTCCGCCCAACCTTCCAGAACCTCATACCCATCCTGAAGACAGTCCATGAGAAGTACCAAGGCCAGGCCCCTTCGGTGTTCAGTGTGTGCTAA
- the TYK2 gene encoding non-receptor tyrosine-protein kinase TYK2 isoform X15: MPLRHRGTAKGGKPVGDGAQPVATMGGLKVLLHWAGPGGGDPWVIFSKSSLTAEEVCIHIAHKLGITPPCFNLFALFDAQAQVWLPPNHILEIPRDAGLMLYFRMRFYFRNWHGMNPQEPAVYRCGPPGAEASSDQTAQGMQLLDPASFEYLFEQGKHEFVNDVASLWELSSEEEIHHFKNESLGMAFLHLCHLALHHGVPLEEVAKKTSFKDCIPHSFRRQIRQHNALTRLRLRNVFRRFLRDFQPGCLSQQMVMVKYLATLERLAPRFGTEHMPVCHLRLLDQAEGEPCYIRDSGEAPTDPGPESAAGPPTHEVLVTGTGGIQWWPVQEEASIRGSGSNLQASLSGKKAKAHKAIAQPADKPREPPRVYFCDFRDITHVVLKERRVSIHRQDNKCLELSLPSRAMALSFVSLVDGYFRLTADSSHYLCHEVAPPRLVMSIQDGIHGPLLEPFVQAKLRTEDGLYLIHWSTSHPYRLILTVAQRSQAPDGTQSLQLRKFPIEQQAGAFILEGWGRSFSSVRELGAALRGCSLKVGDDCFSLRRCCLPQPGETSNLIIMRGALASTRPLNLSQLSFHRVNQKEITQLSHLGQGTRTNVYEGRLRVEGSGGPEEGKMDDEFPPGPSRDCGQELRVVLKVLDPSHHDIALAFYETASLMSQVSHVHLAFVHGVCVRGPENIMVTEYVEHGPLDVWLRRERGCVPMAWKMVVAQQLASALSYLKERFYQRQHRLPQPSCPELATLTGQCLTYEPTQRPSFRTILRDLTRLQPYNLADVLTVNLDSPASDPTVFHKRYLKKIRDLGEGHFGKVSLYCYDPTNDGTGEMVAVKALKADCGPQHRSGWKQEIDILRTLYHEHIVKYKGCSEDQGEKSVQLVMEYVPLGSLRDYLPRHSVGLAQLLLFAQQICEGMAYLHAQHYIHRDLAARNVLLDNDRLVKIGDFGLAKAVPEGHEYYRVREDGDSPVFWYAPECLKEYKFYYASDVWSFGVTLYELLTHCASSQSPPTKFLELIGITQGQVTVLRLTELLERGERLPRPDKCPCEVYQLMKNCWEMEASFRPTFQNLIPILKTVHEKYQGQAPSVFSVC; the protein is encoded by the exons GTATCACTCCTCCCTGTTTCAATCTCTTCGCCCTCTTTGATGCCCAGGCCCAAGTCTGGTTGCCCCCAAACCACATCCTAGAGATCCCCAGAGACGCAGGCCTGATGCTGTATTTCCGCATGAG GTTTTATTTCCGGAATTGGCATGGCATGAATCCTCAGGAGCCAGCTGTGTACCGCTGTGGGCCCCCAGGAGCTGAGGCATCCTCAGATCAGACAGCACAAGGGATGCAACTCCTGGACCCAGCCTCATTTGAATACCTCTTTGAGCAG GGCAAGCATGAGTTTGTGAATGATGTGGCATCACTGTGGGAGCTGTCGAGCGAGGAGGAGATCCACCACTTTAAGAATGAGAGCCTGGGCATGGCCTTTCTGCACCTCTGTCACCTCGCCCTCCACCATGGCGTCCCCCTGGAGGAGGTGGCCAAGAAGACCAG CTTCAAGGACTGCATCCCGCACTCCTTCCGTCGGCAGATCCGGCAGCACAACGCCCTGACCCGGCTACGCCTTCGGAACGTCTTCCGCAGGTTCCTGCGGGACTTCCAGCCAGGCTGCCTCTCCCAGCAAATGGTCATGGTCAAATACCTGGCCACACTCGAGCGGCTGGCACCCCGCTTTGGCACAGAGCATATGCCCGTGTGCCACCTGAGGCTGCTGGACCAGGCTGAGGGGGAGCCCTGCTACATACGGGACAGTGGGGAGGCCCCTACAGACCCTGGCCCTGAGTCTGCTGCTGGGCCCCCCACCCACGAGGTGCTGGTGACAGGCACTGGTGGCATCCAGTGGTGGCCAGTACAGGAGGAG GCTTCTATCAGGGGCAGCGGCAGCAATCTCCAAGCCAGCCTGTCTGGGAAGAAAGCCAAGGCTCACAAGGCAATCGCCCAGCCGGCGGACAAGCCGAGGGAGCCGCCTCGGGTCTACTTCTGTGACTTCCGGGACATCACCCATGTGGTGCTGAAAGAGCGCCGTGTCAGCATCCACCGGCAGGACAACAAGTGCCTG GAGCTGAGCCTGCCTTCTCGGGCTATGGCGCTGTCCTTCGTGTCACTGGTGGACGGCTATTTCCGCCTGACAGCCGACTCCAGCCACTACCTGTGCCACGAGGTGGCTCCCCCACGGCTGGTGATGAGCATCCAGGACGGGATCCATGGACCCCTGCT GGAGCCATTTGTGCAGGCCAAGCTGCGGACCGAGGATGGCCTGTACCTCATTCACTGGAGCACCAGCCACCCCTATCGCCTGATCCTCACGGTGGCCCAGCGTAGCCAG GCACCAGATGGCACGCAGAGCTTGCAGCTCCGGAAGTTCCCCATTGAGCAGCAGGCTGGGGCCTTCATACTGGAGGGCTGGGGCCGGTCCTTCTCCAGTGTTCGGGAACTTGGGGCTGCTTTGCGGGGCTGCTCACTGAAAGTAGGGGATGACTGCTTCTCTCTGCGTCGCTGTTGCCTGCCCCAACCAGGAG AAACCTCCAACCTCATCATCATGCGGGGGGCTCTGGCCAGCACCAGGCCACTCAACCTCAGCCAGCTCAGCTTCCACCGGGTCAACCAGAAGGAGATCAcccag CTGTCCCACTTGGGTCAGGGTACAAGGACCAATGTGTATGAGGGCCGCCTACgagtggagggcagtgggggCCCTGAGGAGGGCAAGATGGACGACGAGTTCCCCCCCGGGCCCAGCAGGGACTGTGGGCAGGAGCTGCGAGTGGTCCTTAAAGTGCTGGATCCTAGTCACCATGACATTGCCCTG GCCTTCTATGAGACAGCCAGCCTCATGAGCCAGGTCTCCCATGTGCACCTGGCCTTCGTGCATGGCGTCTGTGTGCGCGGCCCTGAAA ATATCATGGTGACAGAGTACGTGGAGCACGGGCCCCTGGACGTGTGGCTGCGGAGGGAGCGGGGCTGTGTGCCCATGGCTTGGAAGATGGTGGTGGCCCAGCAGCTGGCCAGCGCCCTCAGCTACCTG AAAGAGCGTTTCTACCAGAGGCAGCACCGGCTGCCCCAGCCCTCCTGCCCAGAGCTGGCCACACTCACTGGCCAGTGTCTGACCTATGAGCCAACCCAGAGGCCATCATTCCGCACTATCCTGCGTGACCTCACCCGGCTGCAACCCTACA ATCTTGCTGATGTCTTGACTGTGAACCTGGACTCACCTGCGTCAGACCCTACTGTTTTCCACAAGCGCTATTTGAAAAAGATCCGAGATCTGGGCGAG GGCCACTTCGGTAAGGTCAGCTTGTATTGCTACGATCCGACCAACGATGGCACTGGCGAGATGGTGGCGGTGAAAGCCCTCAAGGCAGACTGCGGCCCCCAGCACCGCTCAGGCTGGAAGCAGGAGATTGACATTCTGCGCACGCTCTACCACGAGCACATCGTCAAGTACAAGGGCTGCAGCGAGGACCAAG GCGAGAAGTCGGTGCAACTGGTCATGGAGTACGTGCCACTGGGCAGCCTCCGAGACTACCTGCCCCGGCACAGCGTCGGGCTGGCCCAGCTGCTGCTCTTCGCCCAGCAGATCTGCGAG GGCATGGCCTATCTGCACGCGCAGCACTACATCCACCGAGACCTAGCCGCGCGCAACGTGCTGCTGGACAACGACAGGCTGGTCAAGATCGGGGACTTTGGCCTAGCCAAGGCCGTGCCCGAAGGCCACGAGTACTACCGTGTGCGCGAGGATGGGGACAGCCCCGTGTTCTG GTATGCCCCAGAATGCCTGAAGGAGTATAAATTCTACTATGCGTCCGATGTCTGGTCCTTCGGGGTGACCCTGTATGAGCTGCTGACGCACTGTGCCTCCAGCCAGAGCCCCCCCACG AAATTCCTTGAGCTCATAGGCATCACCCAGGGTCAGGTGACAGTACTGAGACTCACTGAGTTGCTGGAACGAGGGGAGAGGCTGCCACGGCCCGACAAATGTCCCTGTGAG GTCTATCAACTCATGAAGAActgctgggagatggaggcatcCTTCCGCCCAACCTTCCAGAACCTCATACCCATCCTGAAGACAGTCCATGAGAAGTACCAAGGCCAGGCCCCTTCGGTGTTCAGTGTGTGCTAA